AAAAGTTTTAATTTTTGCAAGATAATTTGTGGTAAAAGTTTTTTTCTTCCACTCTGCAAAAAGTCTTAAACTTGTAACAAACAAATCTCTGAACACAACAATAATTACCATCCACATAGGTAAAATTCCGATTATTACAAATCCGAAAAAAGCTGCAGAAGTTAGAATTTTATCTGCAAGGGGATCCATAAATTTTCCCCAAGTTGTAATATAATTGAATTTTCTCGCAAGCCAGCCATCGTACCAATCAGTAATTGCAGCTACAATATAAACTGCTAAAGAAATTTGTTTTAAAATTGGATTTTCAGATAAAAATAAAAACAGAAATATTGGAGTTAAAATAATTCTTAATGTGGTTAATTGATTTGGTAATACCATAATTATTAAACTACAGAAAATTGCTCAAAAATTTCATATAAATACTCATAATCATACAAACCGGTATTGTGTCCATCAGCCCATTCAATACCAATTGCGTAAGTTCCAACAATATTAATTTTTGCAATTTTTAATTGCTCCAAAGTGTAAAGAGGAATATATGTTTTGCTCCATTCATCTTTTTCAGCATTGCATAATGCGCAAGGACAAGCATTTCTGAGATTACTTAATTTAACACTTTTAAGTTCTCCGTTATCCCAAGTAACATCTAAATATTGATTTTCCCTAACTTTAATTTTAGTTGGTTTCAAAATTATACTCTTTTTCCCGTTAATAATTCCAACGCTTCTTGATATTTTTTTGAAGTATTATTTATAACTTCTTCTGGAAGATTTGGAGCTGGAGGTTGTTTATTAAAGTTTATTGAAATTAAAAAATCGCGAACGTATTGTTTATCAAAACTATCTTGGCTTATACCTTTTTGATAGGAATCTTTAGGCCAAAATCTGGATGAATCCGGAGTTAATAATTCATCAATCAGAATTATTTCATTATTGTAAAATCCAAATTCCATTTTTGTATCAGCTAAAATAATTCCTCGAGAAAACGCAAAATCTGCTGCAGCTTTATAAATTTCTAAAGATTTGTTTTTAAGAATTTCAAAAACATCTTTTCCAACAATTTCTTTCGC
The nucleotide sequence above comes from Ignavibacteriota bacterium. Encoded proteins:
- the pgsA gene encoding CDP-diacylglycerol--glycerol-3-phosphate 3-phosphatidyltransferase — protein: MVLPNQLTTLRIILTPIFLFLFLSENPILKQISLAVYIVAAITDWYDGWLARKFNYITTWGKFMDPLADKILTSAAFFGFVIIGILPMWMVIIVVFRDLFVTSLRLFAEWKKKTFTTNYLAKIKTFVQMTFIFYLLIVFTLKENQFLKENFSNLIEYLTNQNLIYFSMFAITVYTFITGVIYIYQNRILISRILFRK
- a CDS encoding DUF971 domain-containing protein, whose amino-acid sequence is MKPTKIKVRENQYLDVTWDNGELKSVKLSNLRNACPCALCNAEKDEWSKTYIPLYTLEQLKIAKINIVGTYAIGIEWADGHNTGLYDYEYLYEIFEQFSVV